The proteins below come from a single Corylus avellana chromosome ca3, CavTom2PMs-1.0 genomic window:
- the LOC132176513 gene encoding uncharacterized protein LOC132176513 produces the protein MAPCCISSCGSKLGRVGRVMTMGLSTQTGPLRPSCPSHSFFSQSCSRLSSLSFSWSLLASSKALHRRGGCTIHNNKNYQTMSHGWRLVCLSNSAKMVFYSRDQDNSNGSILKNPIIDPRNVDKEGEKVSRNSSAPPVQEFQGSNPERPSAFVTVDESTEPCVFRERKEQSKGRQVSGKL, from the exons ATGGCACCTTGTTGTATAAGCAGCTGCGGAAGCAAGCTGGGCAGAGTTGGAAGAGTGATGACTATGGGTTTGTCCACCCAAACCGGTCCCCTGAGACCGTCTTGCCCCTCCCATTCCTTTTTTTCCCAGTCTTGTTCCcgtctttcttctctttccttttcttggTCCCTCTTGGCTTCCTCTAAAGCCCTGCACAG ACGAGGAGGGTGCACAATCCATAATAACAAGAACTACCAGACGATGTCTCATGGTTGGAGGCTTGTGTGTCTTTCAAATTCAGCTAAGATGGTATTTTACTCCAGAGATCAGGATAATTCTAATGGAAGTATCTTAAAAAATCCAATTATTGACCCTCGAAATGTAGATAAAGAAGGGGAAAAGGTTTCAAGAAATTCTAGTGCACCTCCAGTTCAGGAGTTTCAGGGTAGTAATCCTGAAAGACCTAGTGCTTTTGTGACTGTTGATGAAAGTACTGAGCCTTGTGTCTTTAGGGAACGGAAAGAACAGAGTAAAGGCAGACAAGTATCAGGGAAGCTGTGA